A single window of Longimicrobiaceae bacterium DNA harbors:
- a CDS encoding methyl-accepting chemotaxis protein, protein MELAERTVLPPLMVAVLRGYARGMVWAGGVVLLAAVLAAPPDARGWLLAGVGTLAVAALRAWAVPLSKYSYVTMTVVPVGALTLLGAPVPAVAAAWAGTAATDLLRRRGAFPALVNAGREAVVACAGAGVFLAAIRVVAPPGGDPLSVDGIPALVAFLISHFLFSRGLFYFSLAFRGKLHAGEWMVLFRHEVIAAALGATATLAVAGAFALYGDGPGWIFLLAFIAAAGVFARALVLEAIASEELRKVMAMETVIAAGVPLHESLGEIEQLAARLVEWRWLHVYVLSGDALVPVYPSTEPPAALQGAAALRRAALTSVGPVVVEEARTDPRLPSGGEVRSLVEQPLRYGRAMMGVLEIAHHKPRSYGPTDLRLIERFGRQVALALQLDSLVRPMTHAAGEIEAQLRALGGTATGMRESGERVAAHAAEIGSGIAVQGERTAAGLDLTSLLAVSAAEMADDASMVAERSRDAGRLAAENRGAIFEAVGRLVELRDFVDVEAREIGALAGASERISHVVGAIRDFADQTNLLALNAAIEAARAGEHGRGFAVVADEVRKLADSSAHASQQAMEMAGAIGAQVTATVRRMEQGAQRVADVGELSRTALDAVERIVAATEGAAQLTGRIAERVAEQRSGIAGLHTEFGAVAEVAERNGAGARAVAQAARAQAEALAEIQQAAEALRDVSERLNGYMARFTAVSQQSVSDGSAPVAERAAQPA, encoded by the coding sequence ATGGAGCTGGCTGAGCGGACGGTGCTCCCGCCGCTGATGGTGGCCGTGCTCCGGGGCTACGCCCGGGGGATGGTCTGGGCCGGGGGCGTGGTGCTGCTCGCGGCCGTGCTGGCCGCCCCTCCGGACGCCCGCGGGTGGCTGCTCGCCGGGGTGGGGACGCTGGCGGTCGCGGCGCTCCGCGCCTGGGCGGTCCCCCTCTCCAAGTACTCGTACGTCACCATGACCGTGGTCCCGGTGGGCGCGCTGACGCTGCTGGGGGCTCCGGTCCCGGCCGTGGCCGCGGCGTGGGCGGGGACGGCCGCCACCGACCTGCTGCGGCGGAGGGGCGCCTTTCCGGCGCTGGTGAACGCCGGCCGCGAAGCCGTGGTGGCCTGCGCGGGCGCCGGGGTCTTTCTCGCCGCCATACGGGTGGTTGCCCCGCCCGGCGGGGATCCCCTCTCCGTCGATGGGATCCCCGCGCTGGTCGCCTTCCTGATCTCCCACTTCCTCTTCTCCCGCGGTCTCTTCTACTTCTCCCTCGCCTTTCGCGGGAAGCTCCACGCGGGGGAGTGGATGGTCCTCTTCCGCCACGAGGTGATCGCCGCGGCGCTGGGCGCGACGGCTACGCTGGCCGTGGCGGGCGCCTTCGCCCTGTACGGCGACGGGCCGGGGTGGATCTTCCTCCTGGCCTTCATCGCCGCGGCCGGGGTGTTCGCCCGCGCGCTGGTCCTGGAGGCGATCGCTTCCGAGGAGCTGCGCAAGGTGATGGCGATGGAAACGGTGATCGCCGCGGGCGTCCCGCTCCACGAGTCGCTCGGCGAGATCGAGCAGCTCGCCGCCCGCCTGGTGGAGTGGCGCTGGCTGCACGTCTACGTCCTCTCCGGCGACGCGCTGGTCCCCGTCTACCCCTCCACCGAGCCCCCGGCCGCGCTGCAGGGGGCCGCCGCCCTGCGCCGCGCAGCCCTCACTTCCGTGGGACCGGTGGTGGTGGAGGAAGCCCGCACGGACCCCCGGCTCCCCTCCGGGGGCGAGGTGCGCTCCCTGGTGGAGCAGCCGCTCCGCTACGGGCGCGCGATGATGGGCGTGCTGGAGATCGCCCACCACAAGCCGCGCAGCTACGGCCCCACGGACCTCCGGCTGATCGAGCGCTTCGGGCGGCAGGTGGCGCTCGCGCTGCAGCTCGACTCTCTGGTGCGCCCCATGACCCACGCCGCCGGGGAGATCGAGGCGCAGCTCCGCGCCCTGGGCGGCACCGCCACCGGGATGCGGGAGAGCGGGGAGCGGGTCGCCGCGCACGCGGCGGAGATCGGCTCCGGGATCGCGGTGCAGGGGGAGCGCACCGCGGCCGGGCTGGACCTGACCTCGCTCCTCGCCGTCTCCGCGGCCGAGATGGCGGACGATGCCTCCATGGTCGCCGAGCGCAGCCGCGACGCCGGCCGCCTCGCCGCCGAGAACCGCGGCGCCATCTTCGAGGCGGTGGGCCGGCTGGTGGAGCTGCGCGACTTCGTGGACGTGGAGGCGAGGGAGATCGGCGCGCTGGCGGGCGCGTCGGAGCGCATCTCGCACGTGGTGGGCGCCATCCGCGACTTCGCCGACCAGACCAACCTCCTCGCCCTGAACGCCGCCATCGAGGCCGCGCGCGCCGGGGAGCACGGCCGGGGCTTCGCCGTGGTCGCGGACGAGGTGCGCAAGCTGGCCGATTCCAGCGCGCACGCGTCGCAGCAGGCCATGGAGATGGCCGGCGCCATCGGCGCGCAGGTGACCGCCACGGTGCGGCGGATGGAGCAGGGGGCGCAGCGGGTGGCGGACGTGGGCGAGCTGTCGCGGACCGCGCTGGACGCGGTGGAGCGGATCGTCGCGGCGACGGAAGGGGCGGCGCAGCTCACCGGCCGCATCGCCGAGCGAGTGGCGGAGCAGCGCTCCGGGATCGCGGGGCTGCACACGGAGTTCGGCGCCGTCGCCGAGGTGGCGGAGCGGAACGGGGCGGGCGCCCGCGCGGTGGCGCAGGCCGCGCGCGCCCAGGCGGAAGCGCTGGCCGAGATCCAGCAGGCTGCCGAAGCGCTGCGGGACGTCTCGGAGCGGCTGAACGGCTACATGGCGCGGTTCACGGCCGTCTCGCAGCAGTCCGTGTCCGACGGGAGCGCACCGGTCGCGGAGAGGGCGGCACAGCCGGCATAG
- the trpA gene encoding tryptophan synthase subunit alpha, whose translation MSATTSSEAATLARAFARAREEGRAALVPYITAGHPTPEASARALGMLAEEGADVIELGVPFSDPLADGPTIQRSSFEAIGHGVDLRWTLEALRRFREAHDTPVILFSYLNPILRYGVAEFLRDAAGAGAQGVLLTDLPVGADPELESAFAASPLDLIRLVAPTTLPERVREIAAASRGFLYYVSRTGVTGARQELAAGLEREVAELRSATDVPVAVGFGIATPEQAATVARVADGVVVGSALVDLLGREGVEGARPLVRALRAATVRGGDGAG comes from the coding sequence ATGTCGGCGACTACTTCGTCTGAGGCGGCGACGCTGGCGCGCGCCTTCGCCCGCGCGCGGGAGGAGGGCCGCGCCGCGCTGGTGCCGTACATCACGGCCGGCCACCCCACGCCCGAGGCCAGCGCGCGGGCCCTGGGGATGCTGGCGGAGGAGGGCGCCGACGTGATTGAGCTGGGGGTGCCGTTCAGCGACCCGCTGGCGGACGGCCCCACCATCCAGCGCTCCTCCTTCGAGGCCATCGGGCACGGCGTGGACCTCCGCTGGACGCTGGAGGCGCTGCGGCGCTTCCGCGAGGCGCACGACACGCCGGTCATCCTCTTCTCCTACCTCAACCCCATCCTCCGCTACGGGGTCGCCGAGTTCCTGCGCGACGCGGCCGGGGCGGGGGCGCAGGGGGTGCTCCTCACCGACCTCCCCGTGGGCGCCGACCCGGAGCTCGAGAGCGCCTTCGCCGCCTCTCCGCTCGACCTGATCCGGCTGGTGGCTCCCACCACGCTCCCGGAGCGGGTGCGGGAGATCGCCGCGGCGTCGCGCGGGTTCCTGTACTACGTTTCGCGCACCGGTGTCACCGGTGCGCGGCAGGAGCTGGCGGCGGGGCTGGAGCGCGAGGTGGCGGAGCTGCGCTCCGCGACGGACGTGCCGGTGGCCGTGGGCTTCGGCATCGCCACGCCGGAGCAGGCCGCCACGGTCGCCCGCGTCGCGGACGGCGTGGTGGTGGGGAGCGCGCTGGTGGACCTCCTCGGCCGCGAGGGGGTGGAGGGCGCCCGCCCTCTGGTCCGGGCGCTGCGTGCGGCCACGGTGCGGGGCGGGGATGGAGCTGGCTGA
- a CDS encoding NFACT RNA binding domain-containing protein: REAERLLRAARRRLAAAEGRVRSLYRELEASGEAERMRRFGDLILAHLHLVPAGAAVAWLPDLEGGQMEVEVELDPTLRPHQNAEAWYEKARRLQRAEERIPELIEAAEAEAARWREAIGAAEAEGGALPEWALRAVERPIGRPAPKADEGPRLPYRLFRTSGGLEVRVGRSSKDNDTLTFGHSAPGDVWMHAQSVPGSHVILRWTDPAAPPARDLEEAATLAALYSKARTSGLVAVDWTRRKHVRKPRGAPPGSVVPQQVKTVFVEPDPAVEERMRGEE; this comes from the coding sequence CCGCGAGGCGGAGCGGCTGCTGCGGGCGGCGCGGCGCCGGCTGGCCGCGGCGGAGGGGCGGGTGCGGAGCCTGTATCGGGAGCTGGAGGCCAGCGGGGAGGCGGAGCGGATGCGCCGCTTCGGCGACCTGATCCTGGCCCACCTGCACCTGGTCCCCGCGGGAGCGGCGGTCGCGTGGCTCCCCGACCTGGAGGGCGGCCAGATGGAGGTGGAGGTGGAGCTGGATCCCACGCTCCGCCCGCACCAGAACGCCGAAGCCTGGTACGAGAAGGCGCGCCGGCTGCAGCGCGCCGAAGAGCGGATCCCGGAGCTGATCGAGGCCGCGGAGGCGGAGGCGGCGCGCTGGCGCGAGGCGATCGGGGCCGCCGAGGCGGAGGGCGGCGCCCTCCCGGAGTGGGCGCTCCGCGCGGTGGAGCGCCCGATCGGCCGCCCCGCCCCGAAGGCCGACGAGGGGCCGCGCCTCCCCTACCGGCTGTTCCGCACCTCGGGAGGGCTGGAGGTGCGGGTGGGGCGCAGCTCGAAGGACAACGACACCCTCACCTTCGGCCACTCGGCCCCGGGCGACGTGTGGATGCACGCCCAGTCCGTCCCCGGGTCGCACGTGATCCTGCGCTGGACGGACCCCGCCGCACCCCCCGCGCGCGACCTGGAGGAGGCGGCGACGCTGGCCGCGCTCTACAGCAAGGCGCGCACGTCCGGGCTGGTGGCGGTGGACTGGACCCGGCGCAAGCACGTCCGCAAGCCGCGCGGCGCGCCCCCCGGCTCGGTGGTGCCGCAGCAGGTGAAGACGGTGTTCGTGGAGCCGGACCCGGCGGTGGAGGAGCGAATGCGGGGGGAGGAGTAG